AAAGAAGGCCAACGTGTATAGTTTGGGCAGAAGCAGAAAGTCTTTATCTGAGGAGTCTGAATCTAGGAAGTCTTCATCAggtaagagaaaaaaatgttcaaCCTTTTAACAAGAGTTAGTTTGAAATTTTAAGAATTATACTTATGTTCTTTGGTGTCAAGAGATGgatgaaaataatacaatattaataataataataataataataataataatatattaacaataaaaaaaataattaacaaaaagataaaagaaaattacaataaaagatataataaagataatattaacacacaataaatatattaaaagggTAATATTAAATAGTTAACAACAATAACCCAAAAATATAATAgaacatgttcaataaaaatataaaaacaatactgtAAACATTTCTAACCAGAAAATCAATTTAGgatagcaaaataaaaaaaccgtTTGAAAAGCtgctataaaaaataaatcaatatagaaagaaaaagtaaaattcAAACCTGAAAAAggttaattaatatatataattaaaaaatataatgtaaaaaacgtacaaatatataataaaaatgttactacagaaaaactgtaaatagaacataaataaagagtgaaaatatatttttaaaaacgttaCTAATATTATAACAAATACGTTAAATATAACTTTGAAAAATGAGAATCAATGGCACCCTCATATCCAAATATTCAGTGATCTAGAAGTTGGTGGCCagtagcttagcttagcagatagtcaggctagctgtttccccctttttccaGTGTTCATGCCATGCTAAGTTTAGCTAACTGTCTCCTGGCTGTGACTTCATATTTAAAATTCTAtattcatatatgtattttccTTCTCATCTAACTCATTTTTTAGGCAGTGCCTCTACTGAACCAGAGAAGGCCAGCACTGatagacagaggaagagaaagcgGGGGGGTCGGGGGGGGACACAGTTAGAGGTGGTGCTGAAAACCTTCCTGGACTTCTGCGAGCAGTACAGGTAAACTCTAGTCATGTCACCATGTTACACTCCTCACagttttaatacttttttattgcAAGTATTGCAGTTGGAGATGTTAAcattctctgtgtgtttcagggagtCTTTGGAGTCCAACACGTTGAAAAAGTGTGTtgattctttctcctccaatgTGGAAAATCAGCTGTTGGAAAAGGTCAGATAAGAGAACATAGTGCGGAGTTACAAGTATGTTTCTAAACTGCATTCTTTTATTCCTAtaagaaataatcaaatgtttgtaaaaCAGGAAGACAGTGCTATACTTTTTAGAGCTTTTGAATCATTATTATCTTTAGgcaaataaattaatataaattCAATCAAAGTATTTCTTCCTTAAAAAATAAGTGTTAAACATCAAACCAGACGggaaatatataaattaatcaggattttaatcaaacaaatgtaaattctttgtgttttttgtcccCAGATCTCTTCTACCAAGGAgctaaaagttttaaaaagagaaaacacaaaggtAACTATGGCAACCAGCTTTTATCCATGCTAACAGTTGATCTATCACTTTAGTCCATACTGAAATACGACGACAAATATGGGAAGAAGTGCGATTACATTTTCGTGTGCACAAGAGGTCATTTGTTCTTCACCTTCAGTGACGTGTAGCCCAGGCCCCTCCCACTTGGCAAGTCGATGATCCTGATTGGTGCGATACCGTGGAACCCCCCTGCCTGATACGCCTCAtttacatcactatgtaacactcctacttctatttgctagcactccaacacattgtacatgataggctaaggggtgggacatctctaagtctGAGCCGGCCTGCTAACCgctcagacagagggtgaaaagaggtgctgcagcacaggcagtatgagaaacataaagagctttattaacattaaagcatggagacatgtcccagaagaggcacagaatacaaatgtgATCCATGAGCACAAAATGGCCTCTTCAACATGTGAGGACAGCTTGACTTTCCTCTAGCGCCACCTTAAGGTTAATATTTTATGGTTTTCAATGAAATGTCTCAACAACTATTGTATGGTGTGGCATCAAATTTGTGGCTGACATTTATCTCGCTTTTGGCATAATTTATCTGAACTTTGGAGGTTCTCTGACTTTTCATGTAGCGCCATTATCAGCACAAAATTATAATTGACATattgccgtgtgtgtgtgtgtgtgtgtgtgtgtgtgtgtgtgtgtgtgtgtgtgtgtgtgtgtgtgtgtgtgtgtgtgtgtgtgtgtgtgtgtgtgtgtgtgtgtgtgtgtgtgtgtgtgtgtgtgtgtgtgtgtgtgtgtgtgtgtgtgtgtgtgtgtgtgtgtgtgtgtgtgtgtgtgtgtgtgtgtgtgtgtgtgtgtgtgtgtgtgtgtgtgtgtgtgtgtgtgtcaggtgggTTCTTCAATCCGTACAAAGACAAAGAGACTGTTTGATGCCAAACACGAGCTGATGAGGTGAGAGGCGGTTCAGATGCACCAACACATCAGTTTTCATTCTGAACCCATCTactaataaaaacatgtatggTTCTAGCAGTGAGGTgcatcatttataaataataaatcaaataatcacatttaaaaaaaatctaagcTGTGTAAGTCTGTTTTTGgttcatttcaaatattgttaTTAGGTAtaccaaaaacataaaaatgaaagaatttccatttctttctgaAATTAATATCACACCTACAACAATACATTGCCACGGTATAGGAAACAAAAATGGTATTTATCGATATaacagtgaaaataaaatacgGAAAcataagaatacatttttaaataaatgaaatgaaaggggGGTGAAAGCAAAATTATTTTAActacttttacttcctgttaagGTTCCTTCCATCCAATAACTCACAATGACTCCTCTTTTGATGCGTCAGGGGGGAGAGGCAGGTGTGTTTGCTGCAAAAGGAGAAATCTGAACTTAAAACGCGACTAGCTGATCTGAGACGAGGCCAAGCCTTCCTGCACGACATCAGAGAGCTCAACAGACAATACCTGGACTACCGACACAAACACCCCAAAGAACAAGAGATGGTATACACAACTTTAGCTAAACAACctactttcttttttatggTTTTTCAATAAAACTGTCACACTGAtactctccttctttcctcttctgCAGTATGGTGCCTCCAGCTTGCCAGCTCTGCTATTGGAGGCGAAGCATACTCAGGCAGAAGAACTTCCCCAAAAAGGAAAAGTTCAACACCTAAAAAAAGGAACGAAGAAGAATAAGACTCAGAAATAATGCAATTgatacacaaagacacacactgctgacaaCCTGAATTGACTAAAGGAACTTTGTAATGAGTGAATATAAGGCAAATAATAACAGCATTTTCTTGTGTGTTATcgttgaaaaaatatatatagccGGTTATATTTCCGGATgataataaattattttatgcGTTGTGTTAAGTAAGTTTTTGATGTGAAATGTTCATTAAATGCATGTTTATAAAAGAGTTTCAGTTTCTCCGTTGTTTAAACATGTTCTGACACGACAAGTGATTGGTCGTCACGACCCCGGATAGATTTCTAAGCCAATGGACTGCTCCCTATGGTCAAGGTGCACCTGGTTTCTCCCGCCTACAAAGGGCGTGACGTTCCTGATTGGCTGAAAGTTAAAGCACAGTGACATTTCCTTACTCTCTAATAATAGTAAAGACAGTGCCTGTGTAATACTCACTTCCACCCCAGACTTATACTAAGAGGTacgtttgtttctttttaaatacacacatatatatacttCTGTTGTGagtttttacttcattttctttttgactgCTGTGGTTAACAGGGCTTGTTAAACCGGTTGtagtatatgtttttatttaccgGAAACTGGTTTCATTGGCGCTTTCACTCGATCGTTTGCTATTAACAGCAAACTTGCTCTATAACAACAGtaccattttaattaaatatcacTCCCTGCAGGAGATACAGCTTACATGAGACTTTTAAGTCGAAATAAAGCATTTTCTTGGTTAGCGTTTTAATGAATATTGCCCATATTTGGTTTATCAGTGACTAAAGTCGGTTTACAACACACTCCTAATCATTCCTGCTTATTTGCGGACTCTGTTTGTTCACTGGAGTTTCGTTATGAGCTATTGCGATGTCGTAAATTGCAGGATGCATCAGCTCCagcacttaaatcagactttagttcacctggagtaacttcagcagctaccctgcagtatacaaagccattcaaactagcaGCCtcaccagctttgagaacactttaattataatcataTCGTTGAAAGGCTGTGTGTAATGTACCATCCTGTCTTAGGTTACCTGTATCAAATAGGTTTTTAAAAGCGTCTGCTGTCCAGTAAGGAActtcttttattatttcttcatttttaataacattCAAATGTGAATCATACAGCAGGCTGCATTTCAATGGGTTACTTCACACAAATGCAAAGAAAAGACATTTCCCTACAGAGCATAGTTATCTTTTTTGGTATCTTGAAATTCCTTCTGCTACCCTCACTGGGGCTTGAACCACAGATGATACTGACAAACATTTTCAATGGTGTGCCTACATTTCAAAGAAATAGTCCCTGTGAACAAATCCTTACAAACTAGCTATACCAATTAATATAAATGCAGggtttcctgttgtgtgttatagaAGAGTGGAGATGTCTTAACATCAAACATAAACTTTTTAATTTAAGG
The DNA window shown above is from Eleginops maclovinus isolate JMC-PN-2008 ecotype Puerto Natales chromosome 23, JC_Emac_rtc_rv5, whole genome shotgun sequence and carries:
- the cenpu gene encoding centromere protein U, translating into MSPVKGRGAKVGTVKQHESKKDLSNENIDSPNLSAIDKASFLVGLQLNHGNPLHSTAVGEDLNVLDEEEASRKKPGGKEIPQTSKDAGKQRGAAEKRKDGEEKKKRKPAVGRPGKNQLVQKGKKRKSGMSSDPEPQEQSDKEVLSSEEEDGGDDRNWCPSPKKANVYSLGRSRKSLSEESESRKSSSGSASTEPEKASTDRQRKRKRGGRGGTQLEVVLKTFLDFCEQYRESLESNTLKKCVDSFSSNVENQLLEKISSTKELKVLKRENTKVGSSIRTKTKRLFDAKHELMRGERQVCLLQKEKSELKTRLADLRRGQAFLHDIRELNRQYLDYRHKHPKEQEMYGASSLPALLLEAKHTQAEELPQKGKVQHLKKGTKKNKTQK